The genomic stretch AAAAGATGAGCGAGCAAATTGCCGAAGCCCGCGCGAAGCGCGCCGGCAGCCTGGAAGCGCTATTCAATACCGGCGACACCTGGGTGGTGGAGTAGGCGTATAGCCGAGCTAGTAATCCAGCTCGTTTTGATTCGCTTTTCCCTGCTCCGCTTCGTCCCACAATTCCAGGAACGTTCCGCGCACGTAGGGATGCAGCTGCTCGGCGAAATCGGCCGGCAAACGAAAGAATTTGATTAGTTCCTGGGCGTCACCCAGATCTTTGCGTCGTCCTACGCCGCTCATGCCGGACGACAGTTTGAGTTCCAGTAGCGTTGGCAAATTAACAACGCGCATGCCGCCCAGTTGCACGGATACTTCAGCGGGGTCAGGAAAACTAATGGGCTTGGGCTTTCCGTCTCCGGGAAACTGCCCGGTTACTAGGAAATCAATCTTCACGCCTGCGTCAGTATCGCGCATAGCTTTACTGCCAGTAAAGAGACGCAGATATCCTAGGCCCTCCAGCGCTTGATGTAGTTGTTGTAGCCCTTGTGCAGTTACGACCAAATCGACATCTTCCGTGAATCGACGGTAACCGTGTTGAAATAATGCCATGCCTCCGGCCAGGGCATACGGAATTCCCAGTTCGTCCAGGCGTTTGGTAATCCGACGCAGTGCTTCTTGAACTTTGCCCTGGCCTTCAAAGAACAAGCTGCCCTCGTTCAAAGCCCACCCCCGATCTTGATTGAGCCGATCGTGATACGGTATGACCGCACTGGCCGTGGGAAGCTGTCCCGCTTGCCCTGCTGACAATCCCGCAGCGTTATCAGTGATTCTGGCCATGACTGCTCAAAAAGTGTAAATCGGCCACCCCGCAATTATAACGTATCCAAATCGTCAGGCGTTAGACAAACTCCTGCGTCGTCGGCTTGATAATCATTTCGGCCACGTGGGCGCGCGGCGGGAGGGTCGCCACTAGCAACACGGCCGCGGCGATGTCTTCCGGCTGGAGCATGCGGGCCCGGTGTTCCGGGGTCGGGGGCGTGGGGCGGTTTGCCATCAGGGGCGTGTCGACTTCGCCCGGGCAAATGGCCGTCACGCGAATTCCGTGGGCGCCTTCTTCATTGGCGGCGGCGGTGGAAAGCGCCGTCAACGCAAATTTGGAGGCGCTATAGGCTACGCCGCCGAGCTTCCAAGCACGCTTGCCGCTAGTGGAAGAGATGTTAATGATTACGCCATCATGTCGTTCTCGCATTTGCGGCAGCACGGCGTGCATGCAGTTGTAGGCGCCGGTGGCATTGATGGCCAAAAGCTCGTCCCACTGCTCGGGCCGCATTTCAACGAGCGTGCGATTTTTGATGTTTGTGCCGGCGGCATTCACCAGCATGTGCACCGGCCCAACTTTTTCCGCGATCCAGGTGAACAGCGCCGTCACGCTAGCGCGATCGGCCACGTCAACCTCGTGGAATTCGATGGGGGGCGAACCGTTGAATTTGTCGGCGGCTTCACGCAATTTTTTCTCGTGGCGGCCGGCGATGACGACCCGGGCCCCTTGTTCGGCCAGCGCGGTAGCTATGGCCGCGCCAATGCCGCTGCCGCCGCCGGTAACAACCGCAGTTTTTCCTGAAAGCTTCATAAATGTTGATCCCGTCATGCCGATCTTCGTCGAGTTTGTCAAACGACGTACAATGTTGTAGGCGATGCGGCAGTGTGATGCAATTCGGCGTATGGGTATGGCCACAATTTCGACTGGAAAATTTGATGACGTTTCGGCCCGCGATTTGGCGGCCATCGAACGCACTACGCAGGAAGTGGGCTGGTATTTGTTCGAGCATTTGGAAGTGCGGCGTCCCAGCTTGTGGGACCGCCGCTGGTGGGACGACCGCATCATGGCCTGGGCGATGAACGATGAAGCGGTAAAAGTGCAACTGTTCCGCTTCATCGACGTGCTGCCGATGCTTACCACGCCCGATGCCGTGGCCCGACACTTGGAGGAATACCTAGACGATGTGCGCGATCGGCTGCCGTCGGCGGCGCGCTTTGGGCTGGTCGTGGCCACGCCCACACGGCTAGGGCGTCGCGGATTGGCTGCCGCGGCGCGCCGCAATGCGCTGGCCCATGCCAAGCGGTTTATCGCCGGAACTGACGTAAAAGAAGTGCTGGCGGCGGCCCTGCACCAGCGGCGGCAAAAGCGGGCTTTCACACTGGACGTATTGGGCGAGGCCGTGGCCAGTGAGCCGGAAGCCGACCAATGGCAGAAAGCCTATTTGGATTTAATCGAGCAACTTTCTCCCACGGTCAACACGTGGCCGGAAATTCCGCAGATTGATCGTGACGATCGTGGGCCGCTGCCGCGGGTGAACGTGTCGATTAAGCTTTCGGCGCTCGACAGCCAATTCGACCCAATCGATCCGGACGGGAGCTTGCAGCGCGTGGCAGCTCGGCTGCGGCTGATTTTGCGCGCGGCCCAGCGGCACGGGGCATTCGTGAATGTCGACATGGAATCGTACCGGATTAAAGATCTCACGCTGTTCGTCTTCCGGCAAATTTTAATGGAGGACGAATTCCGCGAGTTTGCCGATGTAGGGATCGTGCTGCAGTGTTATCTCAAAGATACCGAGCAAGATTTGGTTGCCCTGCGAGATTGGGCCGCCTTGCGCGGCACGCCCGTTTGGGTGCGGTTGGTGAAGGGCGCTTACTGGGATTACGAAACCGTGCATGCCCGGGCGACGGGCTGGCCGGTGCCGGTGTTTCAAGAGAAGTGGCAATCGGACGCCAACTATGAACGGCTCACGCGGTTTGCGCTGCTCAATGGGCAGCATTTGCGAACCGCGCTGGGAAGCCACAACATTCGTTCACTTGCCCACGGCATTGCGGTCGCCCGGCATTTGGAGTTGCCGCGCGAGGCGTTTGAGTTACAAATGTTGTACGGAATGGCCGATGCGGAAAAGCAAGCGTTGGTAGAAGCCGGTTACCGGCTGCGCATTTACATGCCCTACGGCCAACTGATTCCCGGCATGGCGTACCTGGTGCGGCGGTTGTTAGAAAATACGTCGAACGATTCTTTTCTGCGCGCGAGCTTTACGGAGCAAGTGTCGCCGGAGGTATTGCTGATGAATCCGTTAGATCATCCCGATGCAAAGAAAGCTGCAAAGCAGGAGGGAACGGCGAGAGGCGAGGGGACAGGAGCAAAGGGTGAAGGGCCAGACGCGGATGATTCGCCGATTCGTATCCACCAGACGCCATTGCGCGACCAGTTGCCGGCATTTCGCAATGAACCGCCGACCGATTTTGCAGTTGCGCACAATCGGGCGGCAATGCAGGCAGCTCTGGCGGAAGTGCGCTCCCAGTTTGGGCGATCGTACCCGCTTGTGATCGATGGCGAAACGGTCGAGACGAATGCGGAATTTGTGTCTCGCAATCCGTCCGATATTTCCCAGGCCACGGGCAATGTCGCGGCGGCCGAAAAACAACATGCCGCCGCAGCGGTGGCGGCTGCTAAGCGAGCCCTGTCGGAATGGACTGCACTGGGCGCGCGGCGGAGAGCTGGCTACCTGCTGAAAGCGGCGGAAGTCATGCGTCGCCGCCGTTTCGAGTTGGCTGCGTGGGAAGTGTACGAGTGCGGCAAAGTTTGGCGAGAAGCCGATGCCGACGTGTGCGAAGCGATCGATTTTTGCGAATATTACGCGCGCGGGGCCATGGCGCTGGACCGCGAGCAAGAAGTGGAGGTGCCGGGCGAGGAAAATCGTTTGCTGTATGTGCCGCGGGGCGTGGCGGCAATCATCGCACCGTGGAATTTTCCGCTGGCAATTCTCACAGGCATGACGGTGGCCGCTTTAGCGACGGGCAACACCGTGATTATGAAGCCGGCCGAGCAATCGAGCGTCGTGGCCGCTAAGCTGATGGAAATTTTCCGGGAAATCGAATTACCTGCCGGAGTGCTGCATTATTTGCCCGGCAAGGGAGAAGTTGTGGGCGCCGCGGTGGTGGAGCATCCCGACGTGGCGCTGATTGCATTTACCGGTTCCCGGCCGGTAGGGCTAGCGATTAACGCCAAGGCGGCAGAGGTTTCCGCGCGCGGAATTGGTTACGTGAAGCATGTGATCTGCGAAATGGGAGGCAAGAATGCAATTATTGTTGATGACGATGCCGATTTGGATGAAGCAGTGCTGGGCGTGGTGAAAAGCGCGTTTGGATATCAAGGGCAAAAGTGCTCGGCCTGCTCGCGGTGCATCGTGCTGGCGTCCATTTATGATGCGTGTTTGGCGCGGCTGGTGGAAGCAACGCGGAGTTTGAAAGTGGGCGCCGCCGACGATCCGGCGACCAGCGTGGGGCCGGTCATTGATCCGCAAAGCGTTCGCCGCATACAAAATTATATCGATGTGGGCCGCATGGACGGCCGCGAAGTGCTGGCGGTAAATACCGACGCCTTGGCAGGACGAGGATATTTTGTCGGCCCGCACATTTTTGCCGACGTGCCAGCGACCAGCCGCTTAGCGCAGGAAGAGATTTTCGGGCCGGTGCTGGCCGTGATTCGGGCGGAAAACTTAACGGAGGCGATTACGATCGCCAACGGCACCGATTACGCACTGACCGGCGGTATTTATTCGCGCAGCCCGGCCAATTTGGATCGCGCCTGCCGCGAAATGCAGGTCGGCAATTTGTATCTCAACCGACCGATCACCGGCGCCTTTGTGGGCCGGCAGCCGTTCGGCGGATTCAAACTTTCGGGCATTGGCAGCAAAGCGGGCGGGCCCGATTATCTTTTGCAATTCGTGCTGCCGCGCACGATTACTGAGAATACATTGCGGCGTGGATTCGCTCCCCCGTCGGCGGAACACGAATAGGCCGCACACTGGCCGTCACTCGTTGGCCACGTGCTTGGGATACGGAGGATCGTAATCGAGCCGTTCCCCTTTGCGGGCGTCGCCGTGCGGTGATTTGACTCCCTCGACCAAGTGCGGCAGGCCGCGATCGTCGAGATGGGCGACCATGGTTTTCCACTCTCCGACGCCGGTTTTATCGAGCGTGAGCTGCAACACCCAACCGGTTAGTGTTTCCTCGTCGTGAAAGCCGTTGAAGACGAAATCGCCCAGGCTGTAAAAAATAGGCTTGCCGTGATAATACTCGATCGCTTGCCGCACGTGCGGGTGGGCGCCGACCACGGCATCGGCGCCGGCGTCAATCATCGTGCGGCCAAAGCTTCGCTGCCTGTCGCTGATCTCCTCATATTCCCACCCCCAGTGCATGAAGGGGATCACTAAATCGGCGTGATACTTTTCGCGCGCCGTGTGAATATCGTCGACGACCAGTTGATCGACGCTCCAAGCGATGCCCGGCGTGGTGGCCCCCGCTTCAAAAATACGGGGCTTAAATTCGTTGTAGCCTAACAGGGCCAACCGAATGCCGTTGCGTTCCAAAATGAGCGGCGTGTGGGCGGCGGAAGAATCTCGACCGCCGCCGAAATAGGGAAGCTTGGCCTGCTCGAGCAGGTCGCACTGTTCGGCCAGCGCTCCTTTGCCGTAATCGCCGGAATGGTTATTCGCGATGGTCACGGCCGTAAAGTGCTTTTTCAGCACGGGAATACATCTTGGGCTGGCCTCAAAATTGTACGGCTTGGGAACTTTTTCGCCCGTGGTGGCGACCACGCATTCCAAATTGCCCAGCGTAATGTCGGCCTGCTTGAACACCGAATCAAACGGCGCGTACGGATCGACGCCGCTGGCGATGGCCTCGCCGGGGAGTTCGGCCAGCATCATATCGCCGACGAAAATTACTTTGATGGTAGCCGGTGGCTCGGCCGCCCCAAGTTGTCCGCAAAATGCCAGCGTGAGCAGAACCGCAACGAAAAGTAGACCGCGCTGCATCGAGGCCATCCTGTTGCTTGCGGGCAATAAAAAATGCGTGAAGGTTCGGTGGCTTGGCATACCGCAAGTATAATCGCCGCGAATTCCGCACGCCATGCGGGGAACTGTTCGACCGGAGGCGCAAAAAAACCGCGGGTGTTGTTAACACCCGCGGCCCATCCCAACGCACTCAGAGAAAAACCAACAAACAATTTGCTACGTGGTACGGCTGAGGAAATCGAACGACTGTTCAAGCTGTACCCAAGTGAGCGTAATCACGCCGGAATCGTGTCCGTTGTTCAGGCCCCAGGGGTTGAACAGCGTGACGGTTTGATGCAGCGTGTCGATGCTGAGCACGGCATACGCATGGTCCCCCACAATTTGCGAATTGGCCGGGCTATTATCCGAGCCTAAGCAAATGGATTCTCCCTTGCTCACATACGATGCAAACGTGGCAAACGTGATGCCGCCGAGGTAACCATCGGTGGCCGCATGGCCGGTAATTTGGGTCAGCGCAATCGACATGTCGCCACCGGAAATGGCGTTGTACACGTTCTTGCCGTTGCCCGTCTGGCCGAAGCGGGTCCAACCGCATTCATTCAGTTCCACATACGCCTTTTCGGCCAGTGCCACCCACAGTTCGTTAGTAGAACTGCTGGCGCGTTGGCCCATGCCGTCGAACACCAGGTAGCCGCTGGCATCGGTCGGCAATTGCGAATCGACAGTCACATACGCGGCCTGCGTGCCGTGCATAAACCGCACAGTATAAGTGCCATCGCCGTTGACGATGAACATGCTGGTAATGGCGGTGGGATTTTTCAGCGCCGTTTCCGCCAGCGACGAAAGGAAATAACAATCGCCAATGCCGCCTTGGCGAATGTCGGTGTATGCCACGCCGTTGACAAACAACTGGCCGGAAACTTGGCGATAGGTGAACGTTTCGTCTTTACCGTTTGTGCCGACCCAATCGCTGGTGGCCACCGGGTGATCGGTTCCCAGGAACCATTTGTCGACCAGCTTTTCCAGATTGGCGGCCGAAAATCCGACGGCCAAATTGCCCAGCGTCGCTCCCAAATAATGGGCATTGGCCACATTCCCGGTCACCACATCTTGCGAGAGTTGTTGCACGTAGGCCACGCCGACGAAGAGGGGAGCGTCGCCGACCAGCGTCTTCAAATCGGTAAATTCCTGCGAAGTGAGACTGCCGGCTTTTTCCACTTGCCGGAAAATTGCAATCATGTCGGTACGGCTGAGTACGCCGTCTTGAAAATCGTTTTGGGCCAGCGTGCTCATCGTCGCGGTTTTAAGATGCGACCTAATCCAACTGATTCCCGCCGTTTCTGCCGCCGTGAGCT from Pirellulales bacterium encodes the following:
- a CDS encoding nucleotidyl transferase AbiEii/AbiGii toxin family protein — encoded protein: MARITDNAAGLSAGQAGQLPTASAVIPYHDRLNQDRGWALNEGSLFFEGQGKVQEALRRITKRLDELGIPYALAGGMALFQHGYRRFTEDVDLVVTAQGLQQLHQALEGLGYLRLFTGSKAMRDTDAGVKIDFLVTGQFPGDGKPKPISFPDPAEVSVQLGGMRVVNLPTLLELKLSSGMSGVGRRKDLGDAQELIKFFRLPADFAEQLHPYVRGTFLELWDEAEQGKANQNELDY
- a CDS encoding SDR family NAD(P)-dependent oxidoreductase gives rise to the protein MKLSGKTAVVTGGGSGIGAAIATALAEQGARVVIAGRHEKKLREAADKFNGSPPIEFHEVDVADRASVTALFTWIAEKVGPVHMLVNAAGTNIKNRTLVEMRPEQWDELLAINATGAYNCMHAVLPQMRERHDGVIINISSTSGKRAWKLGGVAYSASKFALTALSTAAANEEGAHGIRVTAICPGEVDTPLMANRPTPPTPEHRARMLQPEDIAAAVLLVATLPPRAHVAEMIIKPTTQEFV
- the pruA gene encoding L-glutamate gamma-semialdehyde dehydrogenase, with the translated sequence MATISTGKFDDVSARDLAAIERTTQEVGWYLFEHLEVRRPSLWDRRWWDDRIMAWAMNDEAVKVQLFRFIDVLPMLTTPDAVARHLEEYLDDVRDRLPSAARFGLVVATPTRLGRRGLAAAARRNALAHAKRFIAGTDVKEVLAAALHQRRQKRAFTLDVLGEAVASEPEADQWQKAYLDLIEQLSPTVNTWPEIPQIDRDDRGPLPRVNVSIKLSALDSQFDPIDPDGSLQRVAARLRLILRAAQRHGAFVNVDMESYRIKDLTLFVFRQILMEDEFREFADVGIVLQCYLKDTEQDLVALRDWAALRGTPVWVRLVKGAYWDYETVHARATGWPVPVFQEKWQSDANYERLTRFALLNGQHLRTALGSHNIRSLAHGIAVARHLELPREAFELQMLYGMADAEKQALVEAGYRLRIYMPYGQLIPGMAYLVRRLLENTSNDSFLRASFTEQVSPEVLLMNPLDHPDAKKAAKQEGTARGEGTGAKGEGPDADDSPIRIHQTPLRDQLPAFRNEPPTDFAVAHNRAAMQAALAEVRSQFGRSYPLVIDGETVETNAEFVSRNPSDISQATGNVAAAEKQHAAAAVAAAKRALSEWTALGARRRAGYLLKAAEVMRRRRFELAAWEVYECGKVWREADADVCEAIDFCEYYARGAMALDREQEVEVPGEENRLLYVPRGVAAIIAPWNFPLAILTGMTVAALATGNTVIMKPAEQSSVVAAKLMEIFREIELPAGVLHYLPGKGEVVGAAVVEHPDVALIAFTGSRPVGLAINAKAAEVSARGIGYVKHVICEMGGKNAIIVDDDADLDEAVLGVVKSAFGYQGQKCSACSRCIVLASIYDACLARLVEATRSLKVGAADDPATSVGPVIDPQSVRRIQNYIDVGRMDGREVLAVNTDALAGRGYFVGPHIFADVPATSRLAQEEIFGPVLAVIRAENLTEAITIANGTDYALTGGIYSRSPANLDRACREMQVGNLYLNRPITGAFVGRQPFGGFKLSGIGSKAGGPDYLLQFVLPRTITENTLRRGFAPPSAEHE
- a CDS encoding CapA family protein, yielding MQRGLLFVAVLLTLAFCGQLGAAEPPATIKVIFVGDMMLAELPGEAIASGVDPYAPFDSVFKQADITLGNLECVVATTGEKVPKPYNFEASPRCIPVLKKHFTAVTIANNHSGDYGKGALAEQCDLLEQAKLPYFGGGRDSSAAHTPLILERNGIRLALLGYNEFKPRIFEAGATTPGIAWSVDQLVVDDIHTAREKYHADLVIPFMHWGWEYEEISDRQRSFGRTMIDAGADAVVGAHPHVRQAIEYYHGKPIFYSLGDFVFNGFHDEETLTGWVLQLTLDKTGVGEWKTMVAHLDDRGLPHLVEGVKSPHGDARKGERLDYDPPYPKHVANE
- a CDS encoding C2 family cysteine protease produces the protein MNSTKNGRRPRRKLRIEPLEPRELMTATKLTAAETAGISWIRSHLKTATMSTLAQNDFQDGVLSRTDMIAIFRQVEKAGSLTSQEFTDLKTLVGDAPLFVGVAYVQQLSQDVVTGNVANAHYLGATLGNLAVGFSAANLEKLVDKWFLGTDHPVATSDWVGTNGKDETFTYRQVSGQLFVNGVAYTDIRQGGIGDCYFLSSLAETALKNPTAITSMFIVNGDGTYTVRFMHGTQAAYVTVDSQLPTDASGYLVFDGMGQRASSSTNELWVALAEKAYVELNECGWTRFGQTGNGKNVYNAISGGDMSIALTQITGHAATDGYLGGITFATFASYVSKGESICLGSDNSPANSQIVGDHAYAVLSIDTLHQTVTLFNPWGLNNGHDSGVITLTWVQLEQSFDFLSRTT